A stretch of the Neodiprion lecontei isolate iyNeoLeco1 chromosome 4, iyNeoLeco1.1, whole genome shotgun sequence genome encodes the following:
- the LOC107216845 gene encoding troponin I isoform X13 has product MADDERKRIEDEKKRKQAETDRKRAEVRARLEEASKAKKAKKGFMTPDRKKKLRLLLRKKAAEELKKEQERKAAERRRIIEERCGKPKNVDDANEAELQTICAAYWQRLYGLEGDKFDLEWKIKLKSFEIADLNSQVNDLRGKFMKPTLKKVSKYENKFAKLQKKAAEFNFRNQLKQVKKKEFTLEEEDKEPKKSEKAEWQTKK; this is encoded by the exons CGGAAGCGCATCGAGGAT gaaaagaagaggaaacaGGCGGAAACCGACAGGAAGAGGGCGGAAGTCCGCGCTCGACTCGAGGAGGCCTCCAAGGCCAAGAAGGCCAAGAAGGGTTTCATGACTCCGGACAGGAAGAAGAAACTCAGG CTGCTGCTGCGTAAGAAAGCCGCCGAAGAGCTGAAGAAAGAACAGGAAAGGAAGGCCGCTGAGAGGAGGCGCATCATCGAGGAACGTTGCGGAAAGCCGAAAAACGTCGACGACGCGAACGAAG cCGAGCTCCAGACGATTTGCGCGGCTTACTGGCAAAGACTTTACGGTCTTGAGGGAGATAAGTTTGACCTCGAgtggaaaattaaattgaaatcttTCGAG ATCGCAGACTTGAACAGCCAGGTCAACGATCTCCGAGGTAAATT CATGAAGCCAACCTTGAAGAAGGTGTCCAAGTACGAGAACAAATTCGCCAAGCTACAGAAAAAGGCGGCCGAGTTCAACTTCCGTAACCAACTTAAACAGGTCAAGAAGAAGGAGTTCACCCTAGAGGAGGAGGACAAAGAG CCGAAGAAGTCCGAGAAAGCAGAGTGGCAGACGAAGAAATAG
- the LOC107216845 gene encoding troponin I isoform X15 produces MADDEEKKRKQAETDRKRAEVRARLEEASKAKKAKKGFMTPDRKKKLRLLLRKKAAEELKKEQERKAAERRRIIEERCGKPKNVDDANEAELKKIIRQYYDRVYICEGQKWDLEREVRKRDYEIADLNSQVNDLRGKFMKPTLKKVSKYENKFAKLQKKAAEFNFRNQLKQVKKKEFTLEEEDKEPKKSEKAEWQTKK; encoded by the exons gaaaagaagaggaaacaGGCGGAAACCGACAGGAAGAGGGCGGAAGTCCGCGCTCGACTCGAGGAGGCCTCCAAGGCCAAGAAGGCCAAGAAGGGTTTCATGACTCCGGACAGGAAGAAGAAACTCAGG CTGCTGCTGCGTAAGAAAGCCGCCGAAGAGCTGAAGAAAGAACAGGAAAGGAAGGCCGCTGAGAGGAGGCGCATCATCGAGGAACGTTGCGGAAAGCCGAAAAACGTCGACGACGCGAACGAAG CCGAGTTGAAGAAGATTATCCGACAGTATTACGACCGCGTCTACATTTGTGAGGGTCAGAAGTGGGATTTGGAGCGCGAAGTCAGAAAGAGGGACTACGAG ATCGCAGACTTGAACAGCCAGGTCAACGATCTCCGAGGTAAATT CATGAAGCCAACCTTGAAGAAGGTGTCCAAGTACGAGAACAAATTCGCCAAGCTACAGAAAAAGGCGGCCGAGTTCAACTTCCGTAACCAACTTAAACAGGTCAAGAAGAAGGAGTTCACCCTAGAGGAGGAGGACAAAGAG CCGAAGAAGTCCGAGAAAGCAGAGTGGCAGACGAAGAAATAG
- the LOC107216845 gene encoding troponin I isoform X10 yields MADDEEKKRKQAETDRKRAEVRARLEEASKAKKAKKGFMTPDRKKKLRLLLRKKAAEELKKEQERKAAERRRIIEERCGKPKNVDDANEAELQTICAAYWQRLYGLEGDKFDLEWKIKLKSFEIADLNSQVNDLRGKFMKPTLKKVSKYENKFAKLQKKAAEFNFRNQLKQVKKKEFTLEEEDKEKKPDWSKKGPEEKKVKEEEVEA; encoded by the exons gaaaagaagaggaaacaGGCGGAAACCGACAGGAAGAGGGCGGAAGTCCGCGCTCGACTCGAGGAGGCCTCCAAGGCCAAGAAGGCCAAGAAGGGTTTCATGACTCCGGACAGGAAGAAGAAACTCAGG CTGCTGCTGCGTAAGAAAGCCGCCGAAGAGCTGAAGAAAGAACAGGAAAGGAAGGCCGCTGAGAGGAGGCGCATCATCGAGGAACGTTGCGGAAAGCCGAAAAACGTCGACGACGCGAACGAAG cCGAGCTCCAGACGATTTGCGCGGCTTACTGGCAAAGACTTTACGGTCTTGAGGGAGATAAGTTTGACCTCGAgtggaaaattaaattgaaatcttTCGAG ATCGCAGACTTGAACAGCCAGGTCAACGATCTCCGAGGTAAATT CATGAAGCCAACCTTGAAGAAGGTGTCCAAGTACGAGAACAAATTCGCCAAGCTACAGAAAAAGGCGGCCGAGTTCAACTTCCGTAACCAACTTAAACAGGTCAAGAAGAAGGAGTTCACCCTAGAGGAGGAGGACAAAGAG AAGAAACCTGACTGGTCGAAGAAGGGGCCAGAAGAGAAGAAGGTAAAGGAGGAAGAAGTCGAGGCATGA
- the LOC107216845 gene encoding troponin I isoform X1, which translates to MADDERKRIEDEKKRKQAETDRKRAEVRARLEEASKAKKAKKGFMTPDRKKKLRLLLRKKAAEELKKEQERKAAERRRIIEERCGKPKNVDDANEAELKKIIRQYYDRVYICEGQKWDLEREVRKRDYEIADLNSQVNDLRGKFMKPTLKKVSKYENKFAKLQKKAAEFNFRNQLKQVKKKEFTLEEEDKENASKDKKKPDWSKKGPEEKKVKEEEVEA; encoded by the exons CGGAAGCGCATCGAGGAT gaaaagaagaggaaacaGGCGGAAACCGACAGGAAGAGGGCGGAAGTCCGCGCTCGACTCGAGGAGGCCTCCAAGGCCAAGAAGGCCAAGAAGGGTTTCATGACTCCGGACAGGAAGAAGAAACTCAGG CTGCTGCTGCGTAAGAAAGCCGCCGAAGAGCTGAAGAAAGAACAGGAAAGGAAGGCCGCTGAGAGGAGGCGCATCATCGAGGAACGTTGCGGAAAGCCGAAAAACGTCGACGACGCGAACGAAG CCGAGTTGAAGAAGATTATCCGACAGTATTACGACCGCGTCTACATTTGTGAGGGTCAGAAGTGGGATTTGGAGCGCGAAGTCAGAAAGAGGGACTACGAG ATCGCAGACTTGAACAGCCAGGTCAACGATCTCCGAGGTAAATT CATGAAGCCAACCTTGAAGAAGGTGTCCAAGTACGAGAACAAATTCGCCAAGCTACAGAAAAAGGCGGCCGAGTTCAACTTCCGTAACCAACTTAAACAGGTCAAGAAGAAGGAGTTCACCCTAGAGGAGGAGGACAAAGAG AACGCGTCAAAAgacaag AAGAAACCTGACTGGTCGAAGAAGGGGCCAGAAGAGAAGAAGGTAAAGGAGGAAGAAGTCGAGGCATGA
- the LOC107216845 gene encoding troponin I isoform X14: MADDEEKKRKQAETDRKRAEVRARLEEASKAKKAKKGFMTPDRKKKLRLLLRKKAAEELKKEQERKAAERRRIIEERCGKPKNVDDANEETVKRVLREYHDRINKLEDQKFDFEYIVKRKDYEIADLNSQVNDLRGKFMKPTLKKVSKYENKFAKLQKKAAEFNFRNQLKQVKKKEFTLEEEDKEPKKSEKAEWQTKK; this comes from the exons gaaaagaagaggaaacaGGCGGAAACCGACAGGAAGAGGGCGGAAGTCCGCGCTCGACTCGAGGAGGCCTCCAAGGCCAAGAAGGCCAAGAAGGGTTTCATGACTCCGGACAGGAAGAAGAAACTCAGG CTGCTGCTGCGTAAGAAAGCCGCCGAAGAGCTGAAGAAAGAACAGGAAAGGAAGGCCGCTGAGAGGAGGCGCATCATCGAGGAACGTTGCGGAAAGCCGAAAAACGTCGACGACGCGAACGAAG aAACAGTGAAACGCGTGCTGCGCGAATACCACGATAGGATCAACAAGTTGGAGGATCAGAAATTCGACTTTGAATATATCGTTAAGCGGAAGGACTACGAG ATCGCAGACTTGAACAGCCAGGTCAACGATCTCCGAGGTAAATT CATGAAGCCAACCTTGAAGAAGGTGTCCAAGTACGAGAACAAATTCGCCAAGCTACAGAAAAAGGCGGCCGAGTTCAACTTCCGTAACCAACTTAAACAGGTCAAGAAGAAGGAGTTCACCCTAGAGGAGGAGGACAAAGAG CCGAAGAAGTCCGAGAAAGCAGAGTGGCAGACGAAGAAATAG
- the LOC107216845 gene encoding troponin I isoform X3 produces the protein MADDERKRIEDEKKRKQAETDRKRAEVRARLEEASKAKKAKKGFMTPDRKKKLRLLLRKKAAEELKKEQERKAAERRRIIEERCGKPKNVDDANEETVKRVLREYHDRINKLEDQKFDFEYIVKRKDYEIADLNSQVNDLRGKFMKPTLKKVSKYENKFAKLQKKAAEFNFRNQLKQVKKKEFTLEEEDKENASKDKKKPDWSKKGPEEKKVKEEEVEA, from the exons CGGAAGCGCATCGAGGAT gaaaagaagaggaaacaGGCGGAAACCGACAGGAAGAGGGCGGAAGTCCGCGCTCGACTCGAGGAGGCCTCCAAGGCCAAGAAGGCCAAGAAGGGTTTCATGACTCCGGACAGGAAGAAGAAACTCAGG CTGCTGCTGCGTAAGAAAGCCGCCGAAGAGCTGAAGAAAGAACAGGAAAGGAAGGCCGCTGAGAGGAGGCGCATCATCGAGGAACGTTGCGGAAAGCCGAAAAACGTCGACGACGCGAACGAAG aAACAGTGAAACGCGTGCTGCGCGAATACCACGATAGGATCAACAAGTTGGAGGATCAGAAATTCGACTTTGAATATATCGTTAAGCGGAAGGACTACGAG ATCGCAGACTTGAACAGCCAGGTCAACGATCTCCGAGGTAAATT CATGAAGCCAACCTTGAAGAAGGTGTCCAAGTACGAGAACAAATTCGCCAAGCTACAGAAAAAGGCGGCCGAGTTCAACTTCCGTAACCAACTTAAACAGGTCAAGAAGAAGGAGTTCACCCTAGAGGAGGAGGACAAAGAG AACGCGTCAAAAgacaag AAGAAACCTGACTGGTCGAAGAAGGGGCCAGAAGAGAAGAAGGTAAAGGAGGAAGAAGTCGAGGCATGA
- the LOC107216845 gene encoding troponin I isoform X6 — translation MADDEEKKRKQAETDRKRAEVRARLEEASKAKKAKKGFMTPDRKKKLRLLLRKKAAEELKKEQERKAAERRRIIEERCGKPKNVDDANEETVKRVLREYHDRINKLEDQKFDFEYIVKRKDYEIADLNSQVNDLRGKFMKPTLKKVSKYENKFAKLQKKAAEFNFRNQLKQVKKKEFTLEEEDKENASKDKKKPDWSKKGPEEKKVKEEEVEA, via the exons gaaaagaagaggaaacaGGCGGAAACCGACAGGAAGAGGGCGGAAGTCCGCGCTCGACTCGAGGAGGCCTCCAAGGCCAAGAAGGCCAAGAAGGGTTTCATGACTCCGGACAGGAAGAAGAAACTCAGG CTGCTGCTGCGTAAGAAAGCCGCCGAAGAGCTGAAGAAAGAACAGGAAAGGAAGGCCGCTGAGAGGAGGCGCATCATCGAGGAACGTTGCGGAAAGCCGAAAAACGTCGACGACGCGAACGAAG aAACAGTGAAACGCGTGCTGCGCGAATACCACGATAGGATCAACAAGTTGGAGGATCAGAAATTCGACTTTGAATATATCGTTAAGCGGAAGGACTACGAG ATCGCAGACTTGAACAGCCAGGTCAACGATCTCCGAGGTAAATT CATGAAGCCAACCTTGAAGAAGGTGTCCAAGTACGAGAACAAATTCGCCAAGCTACAGAAAAAGGCGGCCGAGTTCAACTTCCGTAACCAACTTAAACAGGTCAAGAAGAAGGAGTTCACCCTAGAGGAGGAGGACAAAGAG AACGCGTCAAAAgacaag AAGAAACCTGACTGGTCGAAGAAGGGGCCAGAAGAGAAGAAGGTAAAGGAGGAAGAAGTCGAGGCATGA
- the LOC107216845 gene encoding troponin I isoform X4: MADDERKRIEDEKKRKQAETDRKRAEVRARLEEASKAKKAKKGFMTPDRKKKLRLLLRKKAAEELKKEQERKAAERRRIIEERCGKPKNVDDANEETVKRVLREYHDRINKLEDQKFDFEYIVKRKDYEIADLNSQVNDLRGKFMKPTLKKVSKYENKFAKLQKKAAEFNFRNQLKQVKKKEFTLEEEDKEKKPDWSKKGPEEKKVKEEEVEA, encoded by the exons CGGAAGCGCATCGAGGAT gaaaagaagaggaaacaGGCGGAAACCGACAGGAAGAGGGCGGAAGTCCGCGCTCGACTCGAGGAGGCCTCCAAGGCCAAGAAGGCCAAGAAGGGTTTCATGACTCCGGACAGGAAGAAGAAACTCAGG CTGCTGCTGCGTAAGAAAGCCGCCGAAGAGCTGAAGAAAGAACAGGAAAGGAAGGCCGCTGAGAGGAGGCGCATCATCGAGGAACGTTGCGGAAAGCCGAAAAACGTCGACGACGCGAACGAAG aAACAGTGAAACGCGTGCTGCGCGAATACCACGATAGGATCAACAAGTTGGAGGATCAGAAATTCGACTTTGAATATATCGTTAAGCGGAAGGACTACGAG ATCGCAGACTTGAACAGCCAGGTCAACGATCTCCGAGGTAAATT CATGAAGCCAACCTTGAAGAAGGTGTCCAAGTACGAGAACAAATTCGCCAAGCTACAGAAAAAGGCGGCCGAGTTCAACTTCCGTAACCAACTTAAACAGGTCAAGAAGAAGGAGTTCACCCTAGAGGAGGAGGACAAAGAG AAGAAACCTGACTGGTCGAAGAAGGGGCCAGAAGAGAAGAAGGTAAAGGAGGAAGAAGTCGAGGCATGA
- the LOC107216845 gene encoding troponin I isoform X2, which translates to MADDERKRIEDEKKRKQAETDRKRAEVRARLEEASKAKKAKKGFMTPDRKKKLRLLLRKKAAEELKKEQERKAAERRRIIEERCGKPKNVDDANEAELQTICAAYWQRLYGLEGDKFDLEWKIKLKSFEIADLNSQVNDLRGKFMKPTLKKVSKYENKFAKLQKKAAEFNFRNQLKQVKKKEFTLEEEDKENASKDKKKPDWSKKGPEEKKVKEEEVEA; encoded by the exons CGGAAGCGCATCGAGGAT gaaaagaagaggaaacaGGCGGAAACCGACAGGAAGAGGGCGGAAGTCCGCGCTCGACTCGAGGAGGCCTCCAAGGCCAAGAAGGCCAAGAAGGGTTTCATGACTCCGGACAGGAAGAAGAAACTCAGG CTGCTGCTGCGTAAGAAAGCCGCCGAAGAGCTGAAGAAAGAACAGGAAAGGAAGGCCGCTGAGAGGAGGCGCATCATCGAGGAACGTTGCGGAAAGCCGAAAAACGTCGACGACGCGAACGAAG cCGAGCTCCAGACGATTTGCGCGGCTTACTGGCAAAGACTTTACGGTCTTGAGGGAGATAAGTTTGACCTCGAgtggaaaattaaattgaaatcttTCGAG ATCGCAGACTTGAACAGCCAGGTCAACGATCTCCGAGGTAAATT CATGAAGCCAACCTTGAAGAAGGTGTCCAAGTACGAGAACAAATTCGCCAAGCTACAGAAAAAGGCGGCCGAGTTCAACTTCCGTAACCAACTTAAACAGGTCAAGAAGAAGGAGTTCACCCTAGAGGAGGAGGACAAAGAG AACGCGTCAAAAgacaag AAGAAACCTGACTGGTCGAAGAAGGGGCCAGAAGAGAAGAAGGTAAAGGAGGAAGAAGTCGAGGCATGA
- the LOC107216845 gene encoding troponin I isoform X5, with amino-acid sequence MADDERKRIEDEKKRKQAETDRKRAEVRARLEEASKAKKAKKGFMTPDRKKKLRLLLRKKAAEELKKEQERKAAERRRIIEERCGKPKNVDDANEAELKKIIRQYYDRVYICEGQKWDLEREVRKRDYEIADLNSQVNDLRGKFMKPTLKKVSKYENKFAKLQKKAAEFNFRNQLKQVKKKEFTLEEEDKEKKPDWSKKGPEEKKVKEEEVEA; translated from the exons CGGAAGCGCATCGAGGAT gaaaagaagaggaaacaGGCGGAAACCGACAGGAAGAGGGCGGAAGTCCGCGCTCGACTCGAGGAGGCCTCCAAGGCCAAGAAGGCCAAGAAGGGTTTCATGACTCCGGACAGGAAGAAGAAACTCAGG CTGCTGCTGCGTAAGAAAGCCGCCGAAGAGCTGAAGAAAGAACAGGAAAGGAAGGCCGCTGAGAGGAGGCGCATCATCGAGGAACGTTGCGGAAAGCCGAAAAACGTCGACGACGCGAACGAAG CCGAGTTGAAGAAGATTATCCGACAGTATTACGACCGCGTCTACATTTGTGAGGGTCAGAAGTGGGATTTGGAGCGCGAAGTCAGAAAGAGGGACTACGAG ATCGCAGACTTGAACAGCCAGGTCAACGATCTCCGAGGTAAATT CATGAAGCCAACCTTGAAGAAGGTGTCCAAGTACGAGAACAAATTCGCCAAGCTACAGAAAAAGGCGGCCGAGTTCAACTTCCGTAACCAACTTAAACAGGTCAAGAAGAAGGAGTTCACCCTAGAGGAGGAGGACAAAGAG AAGAAACCTGACTGGTCGAAGAAGGGGCCAGAAGAGAAGAAGGTAAAGGAGGAAGAAGTCGAGGCATGA
- the LOC107216845 gene encoding troponin I isoform X12: MADDERKRIEDEKKRKQAETDRKRAEVRARLEEASKAKKAKKGFMTPDRKKKLRLLLRKKAAEELKKEQERKAAERRRIIEERCGKPKNVDDANEAELKKIIRQYYDRVYICEGQKWDLEREVRKRDYEIADLNSQVNDLRGKFMKPTLKKVSKYENKFAKLQKKAAEFNFRNQLKQVKKKEFTLEEEDKEPKKSEKAEWQTKK, translated from the exons CGGAAGCGCATCGAGGAT gaaaagaagaggaaacaGGCGGAAACCGACAGGAAGAGGGCGGAAGTCCGCGCTCGACTCGAGGAGGCCTCCAAGGCCAAGAAGGCCAAGAAGGGTTTCATGACTCCGGACAGGAAGAAGAAACTCAGG CTGCTGCTGCGTAAGAAAGCCGCCGAAGAGCTGAAGAAAGAACAGGAAAGGAAGGCCGCTGAGAGGAGGCGCATCATCGAGGAACGTTGCGGAAAGCCGAAAAACGTCGACGACGCGAACGAAG CCGAGTTGAAGAAGATTATCCGACAGTATTACGACCGCGTCTACATTTGTGAGGGTCAGAAGTGGGATTTGGAGCGCGAAGTCAGAAAGAGGGACTACGAG ATCGCAGACTTGAACAGCCAGGTCAACGATCTCCGAGGTAAATT CATGAAGCCAACCTTGAAGAAGGTGTCCAAGTACGAGAACAAATTCGCCAAGCTACAGAAAAAGGCGGCCGAGTTCAACTTCCGTAACCAACTTAAACAGGTCAAGAAGAAGGAGTTCACCCTAGAGGAGGAGGACAAAGAG CCGAAGAAGTCCGAGAAAGCAGAGTGGCAGACGAAGAAATAG
- the LOC107216845 gene encoding troponin I isoform X11, with translation MADDERKRIEDEKKRKQAETDRKRAEVRARLEEASKAKKAKKGFMTPDRKKKLRLLLRKKAAEELKKEQERKAAERRRIIEERCGKPKNVDDANEETVKRVLREYHDRINKLEDQKFDFEYIVKRKDYEIADLNSQVNDLRGKFMKPTLKKVSKYENKFAKLQKKAAEFNFRNQLKQVKKKEFTLEEEDKEPKKSEKAEWQTKK, from the exons CGGAAGCGCATCGAGGAT gaaaagaagaggaaacaGGCGGAAACCGACAGGAAGAGGGCGGAAGTCCGCGCTCGACTCGAGGAGGCCTCCAAGGCCAAGAAGGCCAAGAAGGGTTTCATGACTCCGGACAGGAAGAAGAAACTCAGG CTGCTGCTGCGTAAGAAAGCCGCCGAAGAGCTGAAGAAAGAACAGGAAAGGAAGGCCGCTGAGAGGAGGCGCATCATCGAGGAACGTTGCGGAAAGCCGAAAAACGTCGACGACGCGAACGAAG aAACAGTGAAACGCGTGCTGCGCGAATACCACGATAGGATCAACAAGTTGGAGGATCAGAAATTCGACTTTGAATATATCGTTAAGCGGAAGGACTACGAG ATCGCAGACTTGAACAGCCAGGTCAACGATCTCCGAGGTAAATT CATGAAGCCAACCTTGAAGAAGGTGTCCAAGTACGAGAACAAATTCGCCAAGCTACAGAAAAAGGCGGCCGAGTTCAACTTCCGTAACCAACTTAAACAGGTCAAGAAGAAGGAGTTCACCCTAGAGGAGGAGGACAAAGAG CCGAAGAAGTCCGAGAAAGCAGAGTGGCAGACGAAGAAATAG
- the LOC107216845 gene encoding troponin I isoform X8, with protein sequence MADDEEKKRKQAETDRKRAEVRARLEEASKAKKAKKGFMTPDRKKKLRLLLRKKAAEELKKEQERKAAERRRIIEERCGKPKNVDDANEETVKRVLREYHDRINKLEDQKFDFEYIVKRKDYEIADLNSQVNDLRGKFMKPTLKKVSKYENKFAKLQKKAAEFNFRNQLKQVKKKEFTLEEEDKEKKPDWSKKGPEEKKVKEEEVEA encoded by the exons gaaaagaagaggaaacaGGCGGAAACCGACAGGAAGAGGGCGGAAGTCCGCGCTCGACTCGAGGAGGCCTCCAAGGCCAAGAAGGCCAAGAAGGGTTTCATGACTCCGGACAGGAAGAAGAAACTCAGG CTGCTGCTGCGTAAGAAAGCCGCCGAAGAGCTGAAGAAAGAACAGGAAAGGAAGGCCGCTGAGAGGAGGCGCATCATCGAGGAACGTTGCGGAAAGCCGAAAAACGTCGACGACGCGAACGAAG aAACAGTGAAACGCGTGCTGCGCGAATACCACGATAGGATCAACAAGTTGGAGGATCAGAAATTCGACTTTGAATATATCGTTAAGCGGAAGGACTACGAG ATCGCAGACTTGAACAGCCAGGTCAACGATCTCCGAGGTAAATT CATGAAGCCAACCTTGAAGAAGGTGTCCAAGTACGAGAACAAATTCGCCAAGCTACAGAAAAAGGCGGCCGAGTTCAACTTCCGTAACCAACTTAAACAGGTCAAGAAGAAGGAGTTCACCCTAGAGGAGGAGGACAAAGAG AAGAAACCTGACTGGTCGAAGAAGGGGCCAGAAGAGAAGAAGGTAAAGGAGGAAGAAGTCGAGGCATGA
- the LOC107216845 gene encoding troponin I isoform X7, giving the protein MADDERKRIEDEKKRKQAETDRKRAEVRARLEEASKAKKAKKGFMTPDRKKKLRLLLRKKAAEELKKEQERKAAERRRIIEERCGKPKNVDDANEAELQTICAAYWQRLYGLEGDKFDLEWKIKLKSFEIADLNSQVNDLRGKFMKPTLKKVSKYENKFAKLQKKAAEFNFRNQLKQVKKKEFTLEEEDKEKKPDWSKKGPEEKKVKEEEVEA; this is encoded by the exons CGGAAGCGCATCGAGGAT gaaaagaagaggaaacaGGCGGAAACCGACAGGAAGAGGGCGGAAGTCCGCGCTCGACTCGAGGAGGCCTCCAAGGCCAAGAAGGCCAAGAAGGGTTTCATGACTCCGGACAGGAAGAAGAAACTCAGG CTGCTGCTGCGTAAGAAAGCCGCCGAAGAGCTGAAGAAAGAACAGGAAAGGAAGGCCGCTGAGAGGAGGCGCATCATCGAGGAACGTTGCGGAAAGCCGAAAAACGTCGACGACGCGAACGAAG cCGAGCTCCAGACGATTTGCGCGGCTTACTGGCAAAGACTTTACGGTCTTGAGGGAGATAAGTTTGACCTCGAgtggaaaattaaattgaaatcttTCGAG ATCGCAGACTTGAACAGCCAGGTCAACGATCTCCGAGGTAAATT CATGAAGCCAACCTTGAAGAAGGTGTCCAAGTACGAGAACAAATTCGCCAAGCTACAGAAAAAGGCGGCCGAGTTCAACTTCCGTAACCAACTTAAACAGGTCAAGAAGAAGGAGTTCACCCTAGAGGAGGAGGACAAAGAG AAGAAACCTGACTGGTCGAAGAAGGGGCCAGAAGAGAAGAAGGTAAAGGAGGAAGAAGTCGAGGCATGA
- the LOC107216845 gene encoding troponin I isoform X9, protein MADDEEKKRKQAETDRKRAEVRARLEEASKAKKAKKGFMTPDRKKKLRLLLRKKAAEELKKEQERKAAERRRIIEERCGKPKNVDDANEAELKKIIRQYYDRVYICEGQKWDLEREVRKRDYEIADLNSQVNDLRGKFMKPTLKKVSKYENKFAKLQKKAAEFNFRNQLKQVKKKEFTLEEEDKEKKPDWSKKGPEEKKVKEEEVEA, encoded by the exons gaaaagaagaggaaacaGGCGGAAACCGACAGGAAGAGGGCGGAAGTCCGCGCTCGACTCGAGGAGGCCTCCAAGGCCAAGAAGGCCAAGAAGGGTTTCATGACTCCGGACAGGAAGAAGAAACTCAGG CTGCTGCTGCGTAAGAAAGCCGCCGAAGAGCTGAAGAAAGAACAGGAAAGGAAGGCCGCTGAGAGGAGGCGCATCATCGAGGAACGTTGCGGAAAGCCGAAAAACGTCGACGACGCGAACGAAG CCGAGTTGAAGAAGATTATCCGACAGTATTACGACCGCGTCTACATTTGTGAGGGTCAGAAGTGGGATTTGGAGCGCGAAGTCAGAAAGAGGGACTACGAG ATCGCAGACTTGAACAGCCAGGTCAACGATCTCCGAGGTAAATT CATGAAGCCAACCTTGAAGAAGGTGTCCAAGTACGAGAACAAATTCGCCAAGCTACAGAAAAAGGCGGCCGAGTTCAACTTCCGTAACCAACTTAAACAGGTCAAGAAGAAGGAGTTCACCCTAGAGGAGGAGGACAAAGAG AAGAAACCTGACTGGTCGAAGAAGGGGCCAGAAGAGAAGAAGGTAAAGGAGGAAGAAGTCGAGGCATGA